In Nocardioides sp. InS609-2, a single genomic region encodes these proteins:
- a CDS encoding DUF4126 domain-containing protein: MDSLPLVFSSGWASGINAYLVVLVLGVSDRLHDVSQIPDVLHRWDVLAAASFLYAMEFVADKIPYVDSTWDVISTAIRPTVGAVIGVLLAGDATSLDQAVAGTVGGGTALLSHLVKAGGRLAINASPEPVSNIGASLAEDVAVFGVIAFAIDNPQAAAAIAGVLLLAGLVLLVVIGRAVRRGWRRWKKRDPAPA, encoded by the coding sequence GTGGACTCACTTCCTCTGGTGTTCTCGAGCGGTTGGGCGAGCGGCATCAACGCCTACCTCGTGGTGCTGGTGCTCGGTGTCTCCGACCGGCTGCACGACGTGAGCCAGATCCCGGACGTCCTGCACCGCTGGGACGTGCTGGCCGCGGCAAGCTTCCTCTACGCGATGGAGTTCGTCGCCGACAAGATCCCGTACGTCGACTCGACGTGGGACGTCATCTCCACTGCGATCCGGCCCACGGTCGGCGCCGTGATCGGCGTGCTCCTCGCGGGTGACGCCACCTCGCTCGACCAGGCGGTCGCCGGCACGGTCGGCGGCGGCACCGCCCTGCTCTCGCACCTGGTGAAGGCCGGCGGACGGCTGGCCATCAACGCCTCTCCCGAACCCGTGTCCAACATCGGCGCGAGCCTCGCCGAGGACGTCGCGGTCTTCGGAGTCATCGCGTTCGCCATCGACAACCCGCAGGCCGCGGCGGCGATCGCTGGCGTGCTGCTGCTGGCCGGGTTGGTACTGCTGGTGGTCATCGGCCGCGCCGTACGACGTGGGTGGCGGCGGTGGAAGAAGCGAGACCCCGCGCCCGCCTAG
- a CDS encoding ArsC/Spx/MgsR family protein, translating into MEIWLNPACSKCRTAVAALDEAGVEHTVRRYLDDVPTVDELADVVARLDVEPWHIARDKEARDAGIDLPREPAHRDAWLVALAAHPIAIQRPIITAADGTTVVARDAETLAQIISHEAGQPGGPATA; encoded by the coding sequence ATGGAGATCTGGCTCAACCCCGCATGCAGCAAGTGCCGCACCGCCGTGGCCGCGCTCGACGAGGCCGGGGTCGAGCACACCGTGCGCCGTTACCTCGACGACGTGCCGACCGTCGACGAGCTCGCCGACGTCGTGGCCCGCCTCGATGTCGAGCCCTGGCACATCGCCCGCGACAAGGAGGCCCGTGACGCGGGCATCGACCTGCCCCGCGAGCCGGCCCACCGCGACGCCTGGCTCGTGGCGCTGGCCGCGCACCCAATCGCCATCCAGCGGCCGATCATCACTGCGGCCGACGGCACGACCGTCGTCGCCCGTGATGCCGAGACGCTCGCGCAGATCATTTCTCACGAGGCGGGGCAACCCGGAGGCCCGGCCACGGCGTAG
- a CDS encoding DUF6504 family protein, producing the protein MRRYDDPVEVRRGRIGGEPDTAEEGPEQFLWRGRLWKVRSVVAHWVETAPWWQSAGVRAVVGTDDGPGIDAGDTVIDRGADDLLIERELWRVHAGRGSATSDGGGVFDLSFDWSDGRWSLVGCVD; encoded by the coding sequence ATGAGGCGGTACGACGACCCCGTTGAGGTCCGCAGGGGACGCATCGGTGGAGAGCCCGACACGGCCGAGGAGGGGCCCGAGCAGTTCCTGTGGCGCGGCCGGTTGTGGAAGGTCCGCTCGGTGGTGGCGCACTGGGTGGAGACCGCGCCCTGGTGGCAGTCAGCGGGGGTGCGCGCCGTGGTCGGCACCGACGACGGGCCCGGCATCGACGCTGGCGACACGGTCATCGACCGAGGTGCCGACGACCTGCTCATCGAGCGCGAGCTGTGGCGCGTGCATGCCGGCCGGGGCAGTGCCACCTCCGACGGCGGCGGCGTCTTCGACCTCTCCTTCGACTGGTCCGACGGCCGCTGGTCACTCGTCGGCTGTGTCGACTGA
- a CDS encoding SigE family RNA polymerase sigma factor, with protein sequence MRRDQREADFTEFYLARRAALRRTAYLIVRDWHTAEDLVQQAMVKVYAAWPRVRSLSADAFARKVVVNECLSHLRRRRDVPVQDLPDRALVPDEASPLDVGVALDLLAPRQRAIIALRFLDDLSVADVAHALAITEGTVKSQTAKALATLRTHLPSIGLVPSSALPTLRQRDKPQSMIEES encoded by the coding sequence ATGCGTCGAGACCAACGCGAAGCGGACTTCACGGAGTTCTACCTCGCCCGGCGCGCGGCCCTGCGCCGGACGGCGTACCTCATCGTCCGCGACTGGCACACCGCCGAGGACCTCGTCCAGCAGGCGATGGTCAAGGTGTACGCCGCGTGGCCGCGGGTGCGCTCGCTCTCGGCCGACGCGTTCGCCCGCAAGGTCGTCGTCAACGAGTGCCTCAGCCACCTGCGCAGGCGCCGCGACGTACCCGTCCAAGACCTGCCCGACCGGGCGCTCGTGCCAGACGAAGCGTCGCCTCTCGACGTCGGAGTGGCGCTCGACCTGCTGGCGCCACGGCAGCGGGCGATCATCGCGCTGCGCTTCCTCGACGACCTCTCGGTGGCCGACGTCGCCCACGCTCTCGCCATCACCGAGGGCACAGTCAAGAGCCAGACCGCCAAGGCGCTGGCGACTCTCCGCACCCACCTGCCCTCAATAGGGCTTGTCCCGTCCAGTGCCTTGCCGACGCTGCGTCAGCGAGACAAGCCCCAGTCCATGATCGAGGAGTCCTGA
- a CDS encoding YbaK/EbsC family protein, which produces MASEHSSITSFRAEHARRGGAGDVVILPDSVHTAALAAQALGCEVGAIANSLLFDAGGAPVLILTSGAHRVDTHKVAPAIGAPPLKRASADFVRAHTGQVIGGVSPIAHPAAVPTWIDSWLRRYDVVWAAAGHPAAVFSTTFTELVSMTGATEIDVE; this is translated from the coding sequence ATGGCTAGCGAACACTCCTCCATCACCTCTTTCCGGGCCGAGCATGCACGTCGCGGCGGTGCCGGCGACGTGGTCATTCTCCCTGACAGCGTCCACACCGCCGCACTCGCGGCCCAGGCACTCGGTTGCGAGGTCGGCGCCATCGCCAACAGCCTGCTCTTCGACGCGGGTGGCGCCCCGGTCCTGATCCTCACGTCCGGCGCCCACCGCGTCGACACCCACAAGGTCGCGCCCGCGATCGGCGCCCCGCCACTCAAGCGCGCGAGCGCCGATTTCGTGCGCGCCCACACGGGCCAGGTCATCGGCGGGGTCTCCCCCATCGCCCATCCCGCAGCGGTGCCGACGTGGATCGACTCCTGGCTGCGCCGGTACGACGTCGTGTGGGCCGCCGCCGGCCACCCGGCTGCGGTCTTCTCGACCACGTTCACCGAGCTCGTCTCGATGACCGGCGCGACCGAAATCGACGTCGAGTGA
- a CDS encoding SAV_6107 family HEPN domain-containing protein produces MSASDVNPYLLPATTHSYLARSAESLQESITAADVPTRYACAHVAALRATAALLAARAHPSPGRRRQKNAWVLLADVAPELAEWATFFAAGASKRAAAEAGSTRAVTEREADDLVRDADRFLGIIESALGLVPHAPLEKRLVVTGGRAGVA; encoded by the coding sequence ATGTCGGCGAGCGACGTGAACCCCTACCTGCTCCCAGCCACCACTCACTCCTACCTCGCCCGCTCGGCCGAGTCGCTGCAGGAGTCGATCACCGCGGCCGACGTGCCGACTCGCTACGCCTGCGCCCACGTGGCAGCACTGCGGGCCACGGCCGCGCTGCTCGCGGCCCGCGCCCATCCGTCGCCCGGGCGACGGAGGCAGAAGAACGCCTGGGTGCTGCTGGCCGACGTCGCCCCCGAGCTGGCCGAGTGGGCGACCTTCTTCGCCGCCGGCGCGAGCAAGCGCGCGGCCGCCGAGGCCGGCTCCACCCGCGCGGTCACCGAGCGCGAGGCCGACGACCTGGTCCGTGACGCCGACCGGTTCCTCGGCATCATCGAGTCGGCGCTCGGCCTGGTGCCGCACGCGCCGCTCGAGAAGCGGCTGGTCGTCACCGGCGGACGCGCCGGAGTCGCCTGA
- a CDS encoding endonuclease: MERPEGHRPGPRQRQQHQDPLQRQVDAQVGQRWRCRRLNREHVWAKSHGDFGTATGPGTNIHYRRPEDVTVNGARGNLDFDAGGTQNAEAPGNYADGDSWEPRDAVKGVARMIFYISVRYEGDDGFADLEVDDLTRQRFSAPHRQALAHAPVEPAGPARRGGDVTQRHHLRHLPARPEPVHRSPPVGGRDLELNGLRPPCRGG, translated from the coding sequence CTGGAACGCCCTGAAGGCCACCGACCAGGACCCCGTCAACGCCAACAACATCAAGACCCTCTACAGCGGCAAGTCGATGCCCAAGTCGGCCAACGGTGGAGGTGTCGACGACTGAATCGCGAGCACGTCTGGGCCAAGTCGCACGGAGACTTCGGTACGGCGACCGGTCCGGGCACCAACATCCACTACCGACGGCCCGAGGACGTGACGGTCAACGGCGCGCGCGGCAACCTCGACTTCGACGCGGGCGGCACCCAGAACGCCGAGGCGCCCGGCAACTACGCCGACGGCGACTCCTGGGAGCCGCGCGACGCGGTCAAGGGTGTCGCGCGGATGATCTTCTACATCTCGGTGCGCTACGAGGGCGACGACGGCTTCGCCGACCTCGAGGTCGACGACCTGACCAGGCAACGGTTCAGCGCCCCACATCGGCAAGCTCTCGCTCATGCTCCAGTGGAGCCAGCAGGACCCGCCCGACGCGGGGGAGATGTGACGCAACGACATCATCTTCGGCACCTACCAGCACGACCGGAACCCGTTCATCGATCACCCCCAGTGGGCGGCCGCGATCTGGAGCTGAACGGCTTGCGACCTCCCTGTCGCGGGGGTTAG